A region of Halalkaliarchaeum desulfuricum DNA encodes the following proteins:
- a CDS encoding AAA family ATPase — MLDTGNAEEFIDDAEHHNQWWSDGASPELSQATKLTPRSDFHSVLKSTNTHYTDDVKSLVYAIHGQTGIGKTTLLHQLIAALLNTTEFPHQNQDLELTSAFSPRQILYLPLEDSLYQLERPGNDIKRLNQVIDYFQTHVAPRQGQKFILLDDVQALDLDENRKAELLDLIDDNTYVFLTGNVHAQVSFSNVGTADTVDEFEGPWPILPMKFIDTVQTGEGLGVEFNKEFRNRLEQFQSSDLDGPSPIKTIRTGLSGTNSETSLDTAVETLSELCFDIFDTDDRNNLHDAARAYLRTGGTLHQTDDASIRNDLAKSHFLLFLYKELAKYRSIQQPENLHRLSSIAATNAGDELQYTDLSDQIGVDRRTVDNYLDVLDEGIAVTESHDYSLRRYRRTRLYLRNPRHLVLLSQRQEHHGFEAYERQDTLNHEFEYKLARTVAFDHAKRLAFNVGAYDVEYTETESGLVDYILHRNGHVLPFVLSYHPYTDNAETIAEEFDPEAGQHTKSDSEELRDIDYKAPYRFIITDSLPKEVRENETLIIEKDAVSVCYLPYWLFLLIC, encoded by the coding sequence ATGCTTGATACAGGGAACGCAGAAGAGTTCATCGATGACGCGGAACACCACAACCAGTGGTGGAGTGACGGCGCTTCCCCAGAACTATCGCAGGCAACAAAACTCACCCCTCGCTCTGATTTCCACAGCGTCCTCAAGAGCACAAACACTCACTATACTGACGATGTCAAGAGTCTCGTCTACGCAATTCACGGACAAACCGGCATCGGCAAAACCACGCTTCTCCACCAACTCATCGCAGCACTCCTCAACACAACTGAATTCCCACACCAAAACCAAGACCTCGAACTCACCTCCGCGTTTTCCCCCAGACAAATCCTTTACCTTCCTTTAGAAGACTCGCTGTATCAGCTGGAACGCCCAGGCAACGACATCAAACGCCTCAACCAGGTTATCGACTATTTCCAGACACACGTCGCCCCCCGTCAAGGACAAAAATTCATTCTTCTCGACGATGTCCAAGCCCTTGATCTCGACGAGAACCGCAAAGCAGAGCTACTTGATCTCATCGACGACAATACGTACGTATTCCTAACCGGCAACGTCCACGCACAGGTCTCCTTCTCAAACGTCGGAACCGCTGACACCGTCGATGAATTCGAAGGCCCATGGCCCATCCTCCCGATGAAATTCATCGACACCGTCCAAACCGGCGAGGGTCTCGGTGTCGAATTCAATAAGGAATTCCGAAACAGACTCGAACAATTCCAATCGTCCGACTTAGACGGTCCGTCGCCAATCAAAACAATTCGAACCGGGCTTTCCGGAACGAATTCGGAAACCAGTCTCGACACAGCGGTTGAGACACTCTCGGAACTCTGCTTCGACATCTTCGACACGGACGACCGAAACAACCTCCACGACGCTGCGCGCGCATACCTCCGAACAGGTGGTACCCTCCACCAAACAGACGACGCATCGATCCGTAACGACCTCGCAAAATCCCACTTCCTCCTATTCCTCTACAAAGAACTCGCCAAATACCGATCCATCCAACAACCCGAAAATCTCCACCGACTCAGTTCCATCGCCGCCACCAACGCCGGTGACGAACTCCAGTACACCGACCTCAGCGATCAAATCGGCGTCGACAGGCGAACCGTCGACAACTACCTCGACGTACTCGACGAAGGAATCGCCGTCACCGAATCTCACGACTACTCCCTGCGACGCTACCGCCGGACCCGCTTGTACCTCCGCAACCCACGGCACCTCGTTCTCCTCTCTCAACGCCAGGAACACCACGGCTTCGAGGCGTACGAACGACAAGACACCCTCAACCACGAATTCGAATACAAACTCGCCCGCACCGTCGCCTTCGACCACGCCAAACGACTCGCCTTCAACGTCGGAGCATACGACGTCGAATACACCGAAACCGAATCCGGCCTCGTTGACTACATCCTCCACCGCAACGGACACGTCCTCCCATTCGTCCTCTCCTACCACCCGTATACTGACAACGCCGAAACAATCGCCGAAGAATTCGACCCAGAGGCCGGGCAGCATACGAAATCAGACAGTGAAGAACTTCGAGACATAGACTACAAAGCGCCGTACCGATTCATCATCACTGACAGCCTGCCAAAGGAAGTCAGAGAAAATGAAACGTTGATTATCGAAAAAGATGCCGTCAGCGTTTGTTATCTGCCGTACTGGCTGTTCTTACTCATCTGCTGA
- a CDS encoding Piwi domain-containing protein translates to MAVKADIEDGEQIDISLRVTGTDEWDHDDIARKVQFEDVEGTPVELTVFHNNEASDFEWGVGRWYELENAVGNEFRGEMQLNAGYDLTVTPLDEPPAAAQSGESENSPAERSSGSDHSRSAKEAEPNEETEFVRGSEVTSEPRPTTDGGGELLHQQPLSEGNYLLQFELGELPELTVHEYELRATGRGGIDPDDFTNGIEGFTAKAANYYQSRIGSPVITADASQRCIYATEKLHGTISIHGYTVEPVHQGETALEARSYTNDGPLQEFVKQDVKRAVTGRFEVSGIDSIIEPTPQRTASSGLFEAYRKYKCRIRVDADGTVICGVNVAYHLESTFSAAEWVQRGHDIAGVNVEHDTDLYDSARTATVEEIVDMDYDDVLDGPGVPMSEYHERYVEQDVIDSMRESDPIIADLQYGSGEDSIFPQLLEYCKVIPTFDQLGRVDETFLNVIHNESRMKPEKRFNVVTSFVDLLGPTPYFGFDPIPQPTNAGYREHKTPNIPNLRFGDGKTGYYGAGGLERKGYGIYKAPESFDVIALYPKEEEDDARPYVLSLLNKLADYDASPTKFDRDTYELGSEFHYSQHAQKASDYDAALIVVPEKEEARTADYDDPYPEFKRQLGQLGVPSQMISVDSLGNSNYRGNICSSLIGKAGGVPWRIDEVPGDVDAFVGLDVTYDHATKQHLGAAANVIMADGTILASEAVTKQAGETFDEDDVANVIKHVLEIFAEEEGRPPRHVVIHRDGKFYLDVESLINRLDKARDLIQRFDLVEIRKSGNPRIAEYDESNSQFVIADKGVAFHVHNGEHSYLTTTGGKEGSPGTPRPLQIVKRHGSTDLDTLAEQTYWLSEAHVGSLSRSTRLPITTYYADKCADFAMNGYLTKGSVIRGVPYI, encoded by the coding sequence ATGGCAGTGAAGGCCGACATCGAGGATGGGGAACAGATCGATATCTCACTGCGCGTCACAGGGACTGACGAGTGGGATCACGACGATATCGCTCGAAAAGTCCAGTTTGAGGACGTCGAAGGAACACCAGTGGAACTGACTGTGTTCCACAATAACGAGGCCTCGGATTTCGAGTGGGGCGTTGGGCGCTGGTACGAACTGGAGAACGCGGTCGGGAACGAATTCCGCGGTGAGATGCAACTCAACGCAGGGTATGACCTGACCGTCACGCCACTAGATGAGCCGCCGGCTGCGGCCCAGAGTGGCGAGTCTGAGAACTCTCCGGCTGAGCGATCCAGTGGGAGTGATCATAGCCGGTCCGCAAAAGAGGCAGAACCGAACGAAGAGACGGAGTTCGTGCGGGGGAGTGAAGTAACGAGCGAGCCACGCCCGACGACAGATGGGGGTGGTGAGCTCTTACACCAGCAACCGTTGTCGGAGGGGAACTACCTGTTGCAGTTCGAACTCGGGGAACTTCCGGAGCTCACGGTCCACGAGTATGAACTCCGCGCGACCGGGAGAGGAGGGATCGATCCAGACGATTTCACGAACGGGATCGAGGGGTTCACAGCGAAAGCGGCGAACTACTACCAGTCACGAATCGGGAGTCCTGTGATCACAGCCGATGCGTCCCAGCGATGCATCTACGCGACCGAGAAACTCCACGGCACGATTTCGATCCACGGGTACACGGTCGAGCCTGTACATCAGGGAGAGACGGCGCTGGAGGCGCGCTCGTACACGAACGATGGGCCACTTCAAGAGTTCGTCAAGCAAGATGTGAAGCGCGCGGTCACGGGTCGTTTCGAGGTGTCGGGGATCGATTCGATTATTGAACCCACGCCGCAGCGAACAGCGAGCAGCGGGTTGTTCGAAGCCTATCGGAAGTACAAATGCCGGATTCGCGTCGATGCTGATGGAACCGTGATCTGCGGTGTGAATGTCGCCTATCATCTTGAATCGACGTTCTCCGCCGCCGAGTGGGTGCAGCGCGGGCACGATATTGCCGGCGTGAATGTCGAGCACGACACTGACCTGTACGACAGTGCTCGCACGGCGACGGTCGAGGAGATCGTCGACATGGACTACGATGACGTGCTGGACGGGCCGGGTGTTCCAATGTCGGAGTACCACGAGAGGTACGTCGAGCAGGACGTCATCGATTCGATGCGGGAGAGTGACCCGATCATCGCGGATCTGCAGTACGGGAGCGGCGAGGATTCGATCTTCCCGCAACTCCTGGAATACTGTAAGGTTATCCCGACGTTTGACCAGTTGGGCAGGGTTGATGAGACGTTCCTGAACGTTATCCACAACGAGAGCCGGATGAAACCGGAGAAGCGGTTCAACGTCGTCACGTCGTTCGTTGACTTGCTTGGCCCGACGCCATACTTCGGCTTCGACCCTATCCCGCAGCCCACGAACGCGGGGTACCGTGAGCACAAGACGCCGAATATCCCGAACCTTCGATTTGGCGATGGGAAAACGGGATATTACGGGGCCGGCGGGCTGGAACGGAAGGGATACGGGATCTACAAGGCACCCGAGTCGTTCGACGTCATCGCGCTGTACCCGAAAGAAGAGGAGGATGACGCACGGCCGTACGTGCTCTCGCTGCTCAACAAGCTCGCGGACTACGATGCGAGTCCGACTAAGTTCGACCGCGACACCTACGAACTCGGTTCGGAGTTCCACTACTCCCAGCACGCACAGAAAGCGAGCGACTACGATGCGGCACTGATCGTGGTACCGGAGAAAGAAGAGGCTAGGACAGCGGACTACGATGACCCGTATCCCGAGTTTAAGCGTCAGCTCGGACAACTCGGCGTGCCGAGTCAGATGATCTCTGTCGACAGTCTCGGCAACAGCAACTACCGCGGGAACATTTGCTCGTCCCTTATTGGGAAAGCGGGCGGGGTGCCGTGGCGTATCGACGAAGTTCCTGGGGACGTTGATGCGTTCGTCGGGCTCGACGTGACGTACGACCACGCGACCAAGCAACACCTCGGCGCGGCCGCGAACGTCATCATGGCTGACGGAACGATCCTCGCGTCCGAGGCGGTCACGAAACAGGCTGGCGAGACGTTCGACGAGGATGACGTAGCGAACGTCATCAAGCACGTTCTAGAAATCTTCGCAGAGGAAGAGGGGCGGCCACCACGACACGTCGTCATCCATCGGGACGGGAAGTTCTACCTCGACGTCGAGAGCCTCATCAACCGTCTCGACAAAGCCCGCGATCTCATCCAACGGTTCGACCTCGTCGAGATTCGGAAATCCGGGAACCCCCGTATCGCCGAGTACGACGAATCGAACTCACAGTTCGTTATCGCGGACAAAGGCGTCGCCTTCCATGTCCACAACGGCGAGCACTCCTACCTGACCACGACCGGCGGAAAGGAGGGCAGCCCTGGCACGCCGCGACCGCTACAGATCGTGAAACGGCACGGATCGACAGATCTCGACACGCTCGCGGAGCAAACCTACTGGCTCTCGGAAGCACATGTCGGGTCGCTGAGCCGGTCCACGCGACTCCCCATCACCACGTACTACGCCGACAAATGCGCCGACTTCGCCATGAATGGATACCTCACCAAAGGCAGCGTCATCCGCGGCGTCCCGTACATCTGA
- a CDS encoding phospholipase D-like domain-containing protein: protein MTKTEFEATVEFDDGSTAELEMAADKSWDSFLNYFGDAQHVYCVTYSQSPAFIYKMFQNQDLAVDSLEVIVGDNQHDDYRRSLKNTSNAKKIAAQLESLRQDGDLLIHTVDSARVLLHTKLYIVENQDGSRTLICGSANLSKQAWQGSKQTNVNIAWRTDGDTPVDEWFERLYAFHKEYATPFMEDLTEEIEDAETAEEEAKIYDIWLGGDEFSDDPVAELNARLDEAVDDDQVNTYNVVTDAEEAEKAVFAAEETDTDPTEISPDKRVRLSPQGLEDAISNLDDTLSANNIRINDGEIVATPAGIARYKETFTGYPDLNVDRDDKQVGLRVDDSVLELTAPLPDDPQGVADALDLIEQYIETVGEFGETRTPKETRAHFYEGIIYFCWAPFANYCAHHYAEYESAELDKDLPFLFLHGDNDSGKGMFLRFGTRLISNGYVQEVTTGDDFVKNNIERARASDTVFPYIVDDVAKSKIDRDIIKSYWEGKWDGSIQMPTFIFSSNDSTKPKSELRTRMKTLDFNVNFSELKKDEREAAAQIAGQADSCNLFPWFAHLFLQRDISLPDQSDRLADARDVFAELYAYAGKEPPEYVPLETPAEQEHDPGRRKWISALSDGLCELDFKDDGRIVADFSANLDQQQCWEFQKATPAHIRANIYGPAVQFESANRFQDWIDESGIIEAARRDTETAADNTGVLSRVTRLVRG, encoded by the coding sequence ATGACTAAGACAGAATTCGAAGCCACAGTCGAGTTCGACGACGGCAGCACCGCCGAACTGGAGATGGCTGCCGACAAATCATGGGATAGCTTCCTGAACTACTTCGGTGACGCCCAGCACGTTTACTGCGTCACGTACAGTCAGTCCCCCGCGTTCATCTACAAAATGTTTCAGAACCAGGACCTCGCAGTAGATTCACTGGAGGTCATCGTCGGGGACAACCAGCACGACGACTACCGGCGCTCGCTGAAAAACACGAGCAACGCAAAGAAAATCGCCGCGCAACTGGAATCGCTGCGCCAAGACGGTGATCTGCTCATCCACACCGTCGATTCCGCCCGCGTCCTACTTCACACGAAACTCTACATCGTCGAGAACCAGGACGGGTCACGTACACTCATTTGTGGGTCGGCGAACCTCTCCAAGCAGGCCTGGCAGGGGAGCAAGCAAACTAACGTCAACATCGCTTGGCGTACCGATGGAGACACGCCCGTTGACGAGTGGTTCGAACGGCTCTACGCGTTCCATAAGGAGTACGCGACGCCGTTCATGGAGGACCTCACCGAGGAGATCGAAGACGCCGAAACGGCAGAAGAAGAGGCGAAGATCTACGATATTTGGCTGGGTGGCGACGAGTTCAGTGACGACCCGGTCGCCGAGCTGAACGCCCGGCTCGACGAAGCAGTTGACGATGACCAGGTCAATACGTACAACGTCGTCACCGACGCCGAAGAGGCAGAGAAAGCGGTATTCGCCGCTGAAGAGACGGATACTGATCCGACCGAGATCAGCCCGGACAAGCGAGTCCGCCTCTCTCCACAGGGACTCGAAGACGCGATCTCGAATCTCGACGACACACTATCTGCCAATAACATTCGGATCAACGACGGCGAAATCGTAGCGACACCCGCCGGTATCGCGCGGTACAAAGAAACCTTCACCGGGTATCCAGACCTCAACGTCGATAGAGACGACAAACAGGTCGGATTGCGGGTTGACGACTCCGTTCTAGAACTCACGGCACCACTACCGGATGACCCGCAGGGAGTCGCTGACGCACTCGACCTGATCGAGCAGTACATCGAAACTGTCGGCGAGTTCGGCGAAACGCGAACGCCAAAGGAGACACGGGCGCACTTCTACGAGGGGATTATTTACTTCTGCTGGGCTCCGTTCGCTAACTACTGTGCCCATCACTACGCCGAATACGAGTCCGCAGAGCTGGATAAGGACCTCCCGTTCCTGTTTCTCCACGGTGACAACGACAGCGGGAAAGGCATGTTCCTGCGGTTCGGAACGCGGCTCATTTCGAACGGGTACGTACAGGAGGTCACGACCGGGGACGACTTCGTCAAAAACAACATTGAGCGCGCTCGTGCGTCGGACACTGTTTTCCCGTACATCGTTGACGACGTGGCGAAGTCGAAAATCGACCGGGACATCATCAAGTCGTACTGGGAGGGGAAGTGGGACGGGTCCATCCAGATGCCGACGTTCATTTTCTCCTCGAACGACTCCACGAAGCCGAAATCCGAACTCCGCACTCGGATGAAGACGCTGGATTTCAACGTCAACTTCTCCGAACTGAAGAAGGACGAACGCGAAGCAGCCGCGCAGATCGCGGGGCAAGCAGACAGTTGTAACCTGTTCCCGTGGTTCGCCCATCTGTTCTTACAGCGGGATATCTCGCTTCCAGACCAGTCGGATCGGCTCGCGGATGCTCGGGACGTGTTCGCGGAGTTGTACGCGTACGCCGGGAAGGAACCGCCGGAGTACGTGCCGCTGGAGACACCCGCCGAGCAGGAGCACGATCCGGGGCGTCGAAAGTGGATCAGTGCCTTATCCGACGGGCTGTGTGAACTCGATTTCAAGGACGACGGGCGGATTGTTGCTGATTTCTCAGCGAATCTGGATCAGCAGCAATGCTGGGAGTTCCAGAAGGCCACACCAGCCCATATCCGAGCCAATATTTACGGGCCGGCGGTACAGTTTGAAAGCGCGAACAGGTTCCAAGATTGGATTGATGAGTCCGGTATCATCGAAGCTGCACGACGCGATACCGAGACAGCCGCTGACAACACTGGTGTTCTGTCTCGGGTTACGCGGCTCGTCCGAGGGTAA
- a CDS encoding PD-(D/E)XK nuclease family protein, whose protein sequence is MSDHSSHRRFDGTLVTVPFGAENVERTARDEYRMLLDEYDSEDVLVITGAPTSTDTFRETIGEELPGAAIPYVTSPVVHATDVLNQTDDRVILSDALRRELLHRFLADYEWETEYLQRASEQPSFIEDVDAVMSTITWQVVTPDETPELCDIAAALDAFHEWLAEHDHMERGQLISEALDVLTGEARDDVVDFDTVLAVEFEEFFPLDRAYLDALAGDCDLVCVAEENASVRRSWVETGPVTDYVSFSESRRGASGPPSTRPAATAAYFAEATVPEDPGVGSVSVLATDSSDEQLAEIANEIEELVAQPDWSYDDIAVATKQSGSTVTDIIEAFEGTGIPTESTTVTGFGDDPAIRVILAAVRYLAADGDNVPDHGPELDTERLDRVSEMDSLEDGIRWWTTDSGLKERIAERAAPLDARAQFGNVKRAFRMAEFVEETEFVDATWESFKEMLERAHEYASQQNQTSATDLDGGVRVDHLQAVKNESFRAVFLVNLVDSEYPGDPLLTRLFPSERVASMPDYPGVTELDGADVDATFPTESTASGRAFTRYHTEHARRGLAIGAETATERLYCCLYEYKDTALEERAQASRFLTAAYDDLSWVTEAADPHITSEQAAEDYLLSRVDDALAEVRRANSQDVTVSLDEVEAELGEIQDVLDKSGARGEELRKALRARVEFANGEVQR, encoded by the coding sequence ATGTCTGATCACTCATCTCACCGGCGGTTCGACGGGACGTTAGTCACGGTACCGTTCGGTGCCGAGAACGTCGAACGGACAGCACGAGACGAATACCGGATGCTCCTCGACGAGTACGATTCTGAGGACGTGCTCGTCATCACGGGTGCGCCGACGAGTACGGACACGTTTCGGGAGACGATAGGTGAGGAACTGCCGGGCGCAGCGATCCCGTACGTGACGTCGCCGGTGGTGCACGCAACCGATGTCCTCAACCAGACTGATGACCGCGTCATTCTCTCTGATGCGCTGCGGCGTGAACTCCTCCATCGATTCCTGGCAGACTACGAATGGGAAACCGAATACCTCCAACGGGCGTCTGAACAGCCGTCGTTCATCGAGGACGTAGACGCTGTGATGAGTACGATCACCTGGCAGGTGGTCACGCCTGATGAAACCCCGGAACTCTGTGACATCGCGGCTGCGCTCGACGCGTTTCACGAGTGGCTCGCCGAGCACGATCATATGGAGCGCGGGCAACTCATCTCGGAAGCGCTCGATGTCCTCACCGGGGAAGCCCGCGATGACGTCGTCGATTTCGATACGGTGCTTGCAGTCGAGTTTGAGGAATTCTTCCCGCTTGACCGCGCGTATCTCGACGCACTCGCTGGAGACTGCGATCTCGTCTGTGTCGCTGAAGAGAACGCGAGTGTGCGCCGTTCGTGGGTCGAGACAGGGCCGGTCACGGACTACGTCTCGTTCAGCGAGTCCCGACGTGGTGCGTCGGGGCCACCGTCGACGCGACCAGCTGCGACGGCAGCCTATTTCGCCGAAGCAACGGTTCCGGAGGATCCGGGAGTCGGGTCGGTCTCCGTTCTCGCTACGGACTCTAGCGACGAACAACTCGCCGAGATTGCGAACGAAATCGAGGAGCTCGTCGCGCAGCCGGACTGGAGTTACGACGATATCGCGGTCGCCACGAAGCAAAGCGGCAGCACTGTTACGGACATTATCGAAGCGTTCGAAGGCACCGGGATTCCAACGGAATCGACAACCGTCACCGGGTTCGGTGACGATCCAGCGATCCGGGTAATCCTCGCGGCGGTTCGGTATCTCGCCGCCGATGGAGATAATGTACCCGACCACGGTCCGGAGCTCGATACAGAGCGCTTGGACCGTGTCAGTGAGATGGATAGCCTCGAAGACGGGATTCGCTGGTGGACGACGGACTCCGGGTTGAAAGAGCGGATCGCGGAGCGGGCGGCTCCGTTGGATGCGCGGGCGCAGTTCGGGAACGTCAAGCGAGCGTTCCGGATGGCCGAGTTCGTCGAAGAGACCGAGTTCGTGGATGCGACGTGGGAGTCTTTCAAGGAGATGCTCGAACGCGCTCACGAGTACGCATCGCAGCAGAATCAGACGAGTGCGACGGATCTAGACGGCGGCGTCCGCGTCGATCACTTGCAAGCGGTTAAGAACGAGTCCTTCCGCGCGGTGTTTCTCGTGAATCTCGTCGACAGTGAGTACCCAGGTGACCCGCTTCTGACACGGTTGTTCCCGAGTGAGCGAGTCGCGTCGATGCCGGACTACCCTGGTGTGACGGAACTCGATGGAGCGGATGTGGATGCGACGTTCCCGACTGAATCGACGGCATCCGGGCGAGCGTTCACACGGTACCACACGGAGCACGCACGGCGAGGCCTGGCTATCGGCGCAGAGACAGCGACAGAGCGGCTGTACTGCTGTCTCTACGAGTACAAAGACACGGCGCTTGAAGAGCGGGCGCAGGCATCACGGTTCCTGACCGCGGCGTACGACGATCTGTCGTGGGTCACCGAAGCCGCCGACCCACACATCACCAGTGAGCAGGCGGCGGAAGACTATCTTCTGTCGCGGGTTGATGACGCGCTCGCGGAGGTGCGGCGCGCGAACAGCCAGGACGTGACAGTGTCACTTGACGAAGTAGAAGCTGAACTCGGGGAGATTCAGGACGTACTCGATAAAAGCGGGGCGCGTGGGGAGGAGCTTCGCAAGGCGTTGCGTGCGCGTGTCGAGTTTGCCAACGGGGAGGTGCAGCGATGA
- a CDS encoding RecB family exonuclease, whose product MSSESLSPSRLANYATCPRLYDYRYVQDVNTPDRTELYLNQGTIYHETIEDVCDATERDDAAETIHDRAMDIFAAKWAEHSNSDDYESDAHQEYQRRENRAAVESFFDPDGGDGIEHARHSVATECWVECERDGRGLHGKADNVIRTDEGLHIFDYKRNTRGVLSSRTAEYLGEHRDGEAHEPKRVRNAFQTATYIEGVKNEPFYEGGMTVRFSFYGLLNSTSFESTPTGYEVSARGYPRETTDIYAEHHDTIWALIRAAHDGITGEAYEPEPFDLINEEACPDCDYREMCADRLSTEVRR is encoded by the coding sequence ATGAGTTCTGAATCGCTCTCCCCGTCGCGGCTGGCAAATTACGCCACGTGTCCGCGACTGTACGATTACAGGTACGTCCAGGATGTGAACACGCCGGACAGGACAGAACTCTACCTCAATCAGGGAACGATCTATCACGAGACCATCGAGGACGTGTGTGATGCGACCGAGCGTGACGATGCTGCAGAGACAATTCACGACCGCGCGATGGATATCTTCGCGGCGAAGTGGGCGGAACACAGCAACTCGGACGACTACGAATCTGACGCCCATCAGGAATACCAGCGGCGTGAGAACCGGGCTGCCGTCGAGTCGTTCTTCGACCCGGATGGCGGTGACGGCATCGAGCACGCACGTCACTCGGTCGCCACGGAGTGCTGGGTGGAATGCGAACGCGATGGCCGCGGCCTCCACGGGAAAGCTGACAACGTCATTCGGACGGACGAAGGACTGCACATCTTCGATTACAAGCGGAACACGCGCGGTGTCCTTTCTTCCAGGACAGCCGAGTATCTCGGCGAGCACCGCGACGGTGAGGCGCACGAGCCAAAGCGTGTGCGAAACGCGTTCCAGACGGCGACCTACATTGAGGGCGTGAAGAACGAACCGTTCTACGAGGGCGGGATGACGGTTCGGTTCAGTTTCTACGGCCTGCTCAACAGCACGTCGTTCGAGAGCACACCAACCGGGTACGAGGTGTCTGCCCGTGGCTATCCACGAGAAACCACGGACATCTACGCGGAGCACCACGACACGATCTGGGCGCTCATCCGCGCCGCGCACGACGGCATCACGGGAGAAGCCTACGAGCCGGAGCCGTTCGACCTCATCAACGAGGAGGCGTGCCCGGACTGTGACTATCGAGAGATGTGTGCTGACCGCCTGTCGACGGAGGTGCGACGATGA